Proteins found in one Chloroflexota bacterium genomic segment:
- a CDS encoding HAD-IA family hydrolase translates to MLKGRQRTSTSLRAIEAVLFDADGVLQSIPAGRHAALAALLPPGEEGVEEFIQEIFEVERPALSGEGDLVRDMQALLRRHGSTAAPCEILRLLNTIHVHVEILDIVRRIQGIGITCHLTSNQQRHRATYMSEELGYKAHFDQEFYSCDLGHAKPSQEYFEHVLNSIGVPPGRVLFLDDHEVNVSSARKLGIWASTFQLHRGVDNRRALTDLLSRYGLHIE, encoded by the coding sequence ATGTTGAAGGGTCGCCAACGTACATCGACCTCATTGCGGGCCATCGAGGCTGTGCTGTTCGACGCCGACGGCGTGCTCCAGTCGATACCGGCCGGCCGACATGCAGCCCTAGCGGCCCTGCTTCCGCCCGGGGAGGAAGGTGTAGAAGAGTTCATCCAGGAGATCTTCGAGGTCGAGCGGCCCGCTCTCTCGGGCGAGGGCGACCTTGTCCGGGACATGCAGGCACTCCTCCGGCGCCACGGTAGCACTGCAGCTCCCTGCGAGATTCTGCGTCTGCTAAACACCATCCACGTTCATGTGGAGATACTGGACATCGTGAGGCGCATTCAGGGGATTGGAATCACCTGCCACTTAACAAGCAATCAGCAGCGCCACAGGGCGACTTATATGTCGGAGGAACTCGGGTACAAGGCGCACTTCGATCAGGAGTTTTATTCTTGCGACCTGGGACATGCCAAGCCAAGCCAGGAGTACTTTGAGCACGTCCTCAATTCCATCGGCGTGCCGCCGGGCCGGGTGCTGTTTCTTGACGACCATGAGGTCAATGTCTCGAGTGCCCGTAAGTTGGGCATTTGGGCATCCACCTTTCAGCTCCATCGCGGAGTCGATAACCGGCGGGCACTCACCGATCTGCTGTCACGCTACGGCTTGCACATAGAATGA
- a CDS encoding amidohydrolase family protein — protein MIRRFARREFLKVAGIGAVGSLASAVAACGDPPLDPAIDSRRWDFAFVDVNVVPMDIEVVLANRTVGVADGRVAWIGPASDVDVPPHIPRVDGQGRYLMPGLADMHIHAPVPDQPIRESQPSEQRAIAEKLAEIQAGFMVMLVANGVTTVRNMWGRQADLALIDRMNREDVLAPTMHTTGPLLDDAPLTWPSATAVTAPAAAEREVVRQKEQGYEFVKVYNNLRPNVYAAITAAARQVQMPVVGHVPWRVGVNAVLAARQSSIEHLWGYLFAARRDKSLQLGAANPQIWVDRVDPALLDGLIRATAAADTWNCPTLVLWHRQQNPNREPESELAPLLRFVPARMLEGWKSANARSASVRVNHERATSIRRVLTKALHDAGAGLLLGTDAPNPFVVYGFSIHDELDHLVEAGLSPFEALRAGTSAAAKYLGTHLGYGSNFGTIAVGERADLILTQENPIQNLRTLRNNDGVMLRGRWLSRSELSGKLKDLTQAIAFTDQLIRDVQ, from the coding sequence ATGATCCGACGATTTGCACGACGTGAGTTTTTGAAGGTCGCCGGTATTGGGGCCGTCGGAAGCCTGGCATCGGCAGTAGCCGCATGTGGGGATCCGCCACTGGACCCCGCGATTGACAGCCGCCGTTGGGACTTCGCATTCGTCGATGTGAACGTCGTACCGATGGACATCGAGGTTGTGCTGGCCAACCGCACGGTCGGCGTGGCAGACGGGCGGGTCGCGTGGATCGGCCCTGCATCCGACGTGGACGTGCCGCCGCACATTCCGCGCGTGGACGGTCAGGGACGGTACCTGATGCCGGGACTGGCTGATATGCACATACATGCGCCGGTTCCAGACCAGCCAATTCGTGAGTCTCAACCATCTGAACAGCGCGCTATCGCGGAGAAGCTGGCTGAGATTCAGGCGGGGTTCATGGTCATGCTCGTCGCGAACGGTGTCACCACGGTCAGGAACATGTGGGGTCGACAGGCCGATCTCGCCCTCATTGACCGCATGAATCGTGAAGACGTGCTTGCGCCAACGATGCACACGACAGGGCCACTCCTCGACGACGCGCCGCTTACGTGGCCATCCGCAACGGCCGTCACCGCTCCTGCGGCAGCGGAGCGCGAAGTCGTGCGTCAGAAGGAGCAAGGCTACGAGTTCGTGAAGGTCTATAACAATCTGAGGCCAAACGTCTACGCTGCGATCACGGCTGCCGCCCGCCAGGTTCAGATGCCCGTTGTTGGTCATGTGCCGTGGCGAGTCGGCGTAAACGCCGTTCTCGCCGCGAGGCAGTCGAGCATCGAGCACTTGTGGGGATACCTATTCGCCGCGCGGCGGGACAAATCTCTCCAACTCGGTGCGGCGAATCCACAGATCTGGGTCGATCGGGTGGATCCGGCACTGCTGGACGGACTCATTCGGGCCACCGCAGCGGCCGACACCTGGAACTGCCCTACGCTAGTCCTGTGGCACCGCCAGCAAAATCCGAATCGGGAACCGGAATCCGAGCTTGCTCCCCTACTCCGCTTCGTCCCCGCGCGGATGCTTGAGGGCTGGAAATCGGCAAATGCAAGATCGGCGAGTGTCCGTGTGAACCACGAGCGCGCGACCAGCATTCGACGGGTTCTGACGAAAGCGCTGCATGATGCCGGCGCGGGATTGTTGCTGGGCACCGACGCCCCAAACCCATTCGTTGTCTACGGGTTCTCCATCCATGACGAACTCGATCACCTTGTTGAAGCGGGGCTCAGCCCCTTCGAGGCGCTTCGAGCCGGTACGAGCGCCGCGGCGAAGTATCTGGGAACGCATCTAGGCTATGGGAGCAATTTCGGAACGATAGCTGTTGGTGAGCGAGCGGATCTCATCCTGACGCAAGAAAATCCGATCCAAAACCTCCGGACACTTCGGAACAACGATGGGGTCATGCTCCGAGGTCGGTGGCTGTCGCGGTCCGAGCTATCCGGCAAGCTGAAGGACCTCACGCAAGCGATCGCCTTCACCGATCAACTGATTCGCGATGTCCAGTAA